One genomic segment of Desulfomicrobium sp. ZS1 includes these proteins:
- a CDS encoding response regulator, which translates to MTQEKILVIDDEKATLKMFRLFLDVYGFDIFTAESGEEGLDVFDREKPDIVLTDIKMPGMDGIEVLQQIKKRSPATEVIVITGHGDMDLAIQALNLDAADFINKPIQRQSLEQGLSRARERLKLAKSRQNEVSVSRQGRALVIEIQGSVSSHSEPYLREAYAKAQEAKVQRIVLHFDPNTSVNGAGIAILTQLVLESEKDGIEIVMAGLSENFRKVFGIVGLTRMIQIFDSLDQACA; encoded by the coding sequence ATGACGCAAGAAAAAATCCTGGTCATCGATGATGAGAAGGCAACGCTCAAAATGTTTCGGCTTTTTCTGGATGTGTACGGATTTGACATTTTCACGGCAGAATCCGGGGAAGAGGGGCTGGACGTTTTCGACAGGGAAAAACCCGATATCGTCCTGACCGACATCAAGATGCCCGGCATGGATGGGATTGAGGTCCTGCAACAGATCAAGAAGCGTTCGCCCGCCACGGAGGTCATCGTCATCACCGGGCATGGCGACATGGATCTGGCCATTCAGGCCCTCAATCTGGACGCTGCCGATTTTATCAACAAGCCCATCCAGCGCCAGAGCCTTGAACAGGGTCTGTCCCGGGCCAGGGAGCGGCTCAAGCTGGCCAAGAGCCGTCAGAACGAGGTCAGCGTCAGCCGGCAGGGCCGGGCGCTGGTCATTGAAATCCAGGGCAGCGTCAGTTCCCATAGCGAACCGTATCTGCGCGAAGCCTACGCCAAGGCCCAGGAGGCCAAGGTTCAGCGCATCGTGCTGCATTTCGATCCCAACACCTCAGTAAACGGGGCCGGTATCGCCATTTTGACCCAGCTTGTGCTGGAGAGCGAAAAGGACGGTATCGAGATTGTCATGGCCGGTCTTTCCGAAAATTTCCGCAAGGTTTTCGGCATAGTGGGCTTGACGCGCATGATTCAGATTTTTGATAGTCTGGATCAAGCCTGCGCCTAG
- a CDS encoding TlpA disulfide reductase family protein has translation MIGFIRIAFCLFLFFTAQPVLAAPPATGDTIPELILPVPFDPAGQEMLGLQGKSTFTLADLDAELIFIEIIGVYCPQCVKQSPGFKTLFNRLGKGKLKGRVAMFGLAAGGTDAEVKQLLTTGQYLFPVLSDPDYVAHKVLGEPLTPYTIVCRPDGTVVYDHLGVVQDIDALYQLIKTLLD, from the coding sequence ATGATAGGTTTTATCCGAATCGCATTTTGTCTTTTTCTTTTCTTTACGGCCCAGCCCGTTCTGGCCGCGCCGCCCGCCACGGGCGACACCATACCCGAACTGATTTTACCCGTCCCCTTCGATCCGGCCGGGCAGGAGATGCTTGGTCTACAGGGGAAATCGACCTTTACCCTTGCGGATCTTGACGCCGAACTCATTTTTATCGAGATCATCGGCGTGTATTGTCCGCAATGCGTGAAGCAGTCGCCGGGTTTCAAGACGCTTTTCAACAGGCTCGGCAAGGGCAAGCTCAAAGGGCGGGTAGCCATGTTCGGCTTGGCCGCCGGCGGGACGGACGCCGAGGTCAAGCAGTTGCTGACTACGGGGCAGTACCTGTTTCCTGTCTTGAGCGATCCCGACTACGTGGCCCACAAAGTGCTGGGCGAACCGCTTACGCCCTACACCATCGTCTGCCGGCCGGACGGAACAGTGGTTTACGACCACCTAGGAGTGGTTCAGGACATTGACGCGCTGTATCAACTGATCAAGACACTGCTCGACTGA
- a CDS encoding rhodanese-like domain-containing protein: protein MTAQIDSDADRARYQFQILFETASELSGARYPHKILEAFLLSAQGGVGARGGFAAILGQSEFQLMTRSSLSKSLTPEYAKVLREHLDALGEERKTSFFVPSLQGELCPGKCELLLVCPLDDGQDGVLGLEESLAGRPYDENDKQLVAGLGTLFQLSLRFSLYATRVELLNAELTKQNDTLDRQIYHLSALRDLSGEILRVDMAEVMSTFLLTLLGHFARPQGLLLLHDRASGQIHEISSGLKAKPGLGERDVERLFFLCLAGVREKHLQPLQVEPVEDMGGLAEVALGFAPDRGYLFMLRENLYGVLLLGQSLGTTVSAEDGLLQAFVSQGVLHLKNADSFRTIMSLNDDLARQNEELRRTINELTQAKDHISMLEAAGRRIAGIVHSKAESLTRVRLVDFFLIIVLSLGLALAFNQQNPRGIVLIEPPGPEIPFVTLDEALELIAKEDALLVDARPREFYEREHAQKAVNVPAQLFDLVYMMQMTAEDPERPIVVFGRSVSRRYDRIVATKFLGRDHERVYIIKDVPPLALDGGAQ, encoded by the coding sequence ATGACGGCTCAAATCGATAGCGATGCCGATCGCGCCAGATACCAGTTTCAGATTTTGTTCGAAACGGCTTCGGAGCTGAGCGGGGCGCGTTATCCGCACAAGATCCTGGAGGCCTTTTTGCTCTCGGCCCAGGGAGGGGTGGGGGCCAGGGGCGGTTTTGCGGCTATTCTGGGGCAGAGCGAATTTCAGCTCATGACCCGCTCCAGCCTCTCCAAAAGCCTTACTCCGGAGTATGCGAAGGTGCTGCGCGAGCATCTGGACGCCCTGGGCGAGGAGCGGAAAACCTCTTTTTTTGTGCCTTCGCTGCAGGGCGAACTCTGCCCCGGAAAATGCGAACTGCTCCTGGTCTGTCCTCTCGATGACGGCCAGGATGGCGTGCTCGGTCTGGAAGAGAGCCTCGCCGGGCGTCCCTACGACGAGAATGACAAACAGCTCGTCGCGGGTCTGGGCACGCTTTTTCAGCTCAGCCTCAGGTTTTCGCTCTATGCCACTCGTGTCGAACTGCTCAACGCCGAATTGACCAAGCAAAATGATACCCTTGATCGCCAGATTTATCATCTGAGCGCCCTGCGCGACCTTTCCGGAGAAATCTTGCGCGTGGACATGGCCGAGGTCATGTCCACGTTTCTGCTGACCCTGCTCGGGCACTTCGCCCGTCCCCAGGGGCTTCTTCTGTTGCATGATCGCGCATCGGGGCAAATCCATGAAATTTCCAGCGGCCTGAAAGCAAAGCCCGGCCTTGGCGAGCGGGACGTGGAGAGGCTTTTTTTTCTGTGTCTGGCCGGAGTCCGCGAGAAGCATCTGCAGCCTCTGCAGGTCGAGCCTGTCGAAGACATGGGCGGGCTGGCGGAGGTTGCGCTGGGTTTTGCGCCTGACCGGGGCTATCTTTTCATGCTGCGCGAGAATCTGTACGGAGTGCTGCTGTTGGGGCAGAGTCTGGGCACGACGGTTTCCGCCGAGGATGGTCTTCTGCAGGCTTTTGTTTCCCAGGGGGTCCTGCACCTCAAGAATGCCGACTCTTTCAGGACCATCATGTCGCTGAACGATGACCTGGCCAGGCAAAACGAAGAGCTGCGCCGCACCATCAACGAGTTGACGCAGGCCAAGGATCACATCAGCATGCTTGAGGCCGCGGGCAGACGAATCGCCGGCATCGTGCACAGCAAGGCCGAGAGTCTGACCCGTGTGCGTCTGGTCGATTTCTTCCTTATCATCGTGTTAAGCCTCGGCCTGGCGCTCGCGTTCAACCAGCAGAATCCGCGCGGGATTGTCCTCATCGAGCCACCCGGCCCCGAAATTCCATTCGTCACTCTGGACGAGGCTCTGGAGCTCATCGCAAAAGAGGATGCGCTTCTTGTCGATGCCCGCCCGCGTGAGTTCTATGAGCGCGAACATGCGCAAAAAGCCGTCAACGTTCCGGCGCAGCTTTTTGATCTGGTCTACATGATGCAGATGACCGCCGAGGACCCTGAACGGCCCATCGTGGTCTTCGGACGCAGCGTGAGCCGCCGCTACGATCGGATCGTGGCCACGAAATTTCTGGGCAGGGACCATGAGCGGGTCTATATCATTAAAGATGTCCCGCCCTTGGCCCTGGACGGAGGCGCGCAATGA
- a CDS encoding MauE/DoxX family redox-associated membrane protein, whose protein sequence is MISRLKVLLTHPVLALLLRLYLAGVFIYASLHKINFPAEFADNIAGYLIVPYWLINPLAVFMPWLELVCGLFLLAGVRVRGASLLIGAMLAMFTVAVLVALIQDTPIGCGCFQSVGEPISWWTVLRDLAWLAMAAHIYFYDRLVHLDRLFMVKPEELGL, encoded by the coding sequence ATGATTTCACGCTTGAAGGTTCTTCTGACCCACCCTGTCCTTGCCCTGCTCCTGCGCCTCTATCTGGCCGGGGTTTTCATCTATGCCAGCCTGCACAAAATCAATTTTCCGGCCGAATTCGCGGACAACATCGCCGGTTATCTCATTGTTCCGTATTGGCTCATTAATCCTTTGGCCGTGTTCATGCCCTGGCTGGAGCTTGTTTGCGGGCTCTTTCTTCTGGCCGGTGTGAGGGTGCGGGGGGCGAGTCTGCTCATCGGCGCAATGCTGGCCATGTTCACCGTGGCGGTACTGGTGGCTCTGATTCAGGATACGCCCATCGGTTGCGGTTGTTTCCAGAGCGTGGGCGAGCCCATCTCCTGGTGGACGGTGCTGAGAGATCTGGCCTGGCTGGCCATGGCCGCGCATATTTATTTTTATGACCGACTGGTTCATTTGGACCGGCTCTTCATGGTCAAACCGGAGGAACTTGGGCTGTGA